A single genomic interval of Coccidioides posadasii str. Silveira chromosome 1, complete sequence harbors:
- the SLM5 gene encoding asparaginyl-tRNA synthetase (EggNog:ENOG410PI3Y~COG:J~BUSCO:4074at33183), whose product MRSWRRCLSTSTPKLNSTPPGPLALRCAQLFEASQPSLSDNTSLDHREVVIRGLVRSVRKQKHWAFAEISDGSTIQPVQAILSPEQAADLTTGGAVEISGVWTPSPGRNQSHELKATDVKLVGEADPQTYPIQKKYHSQDFLRTIPHLRFRTPFNSLLSRFRSECIYQATNVFHSRPGLNFIQVQPPLITSSDCEGAGEVFRVSPREAAAEGEDEEYFRAPKYLTVSSQLHLEAYAADLGNVWTLSPTFRAEKSDTPRHLSEFYMLEAELNFVNDLDELTKFVESFIRELTEKLYNTPVARELFTAKRSGESGRTVVNSEVTERWKGLMGAATWPRITYTEAIELLQNASMKSDKVEFKSCPSWPAGIQVEHEKHLVSTVGNGAPIFITDYPKALKPFYMAPSATQSTDPEKETVACFDLIMPKVCEVVGGSLREHRLENLIQNMREHEMLRARRNEGSSAASDDMTYPFLRPDENLGSLRWYADLRRWGSAPHGGFGLGFDRFLSYLTGVGSIRDVVPFPRYFGKADC is encoded by the exons ATGCGGTCATGGCGGCGCTGCCTGTCAACCTCCACCCCGAAACTCAACTCCACACCCCCAGGTCCCCTTGCTCTGCGATGCGCCCAGCTGTTTGAAGCCTCCCAGCCTTCCCTGAGCGACAATACCTCCCTGGACCACCGCGAGGTGGTTATTCGAGGGCTGGTGCGATCGGTGCGTAAGCAGAAACACTGGGCGTTTGCAGAGATCTCGGACGGGTCGACGATTCAGCCTGTGCAGGCTATTTTGTCGCCGGAGCAAGCTGCGGA TTTAACGACTGGAGGAGCTGTTGAGATATCCGGTGTTTGGACTCCGTCTCCCGGTAGAAATCAGAGCCATGAGTTAAAAGCTACTGATGTGAAGCTTGTTGGAGAAGCAGATCCTCAG ACATATCCAATCCAAAAGAAATACCACAGTCAAGACTTCCTCCGAACAATTCCCCATCTACGATTCAGAACTCCTTTCAACTCCCTCCTCTCCCGTTTCCGTTCAGAATGTATATACCAAGCTACGAACGTCTTTCACTCGCGCCCAGGTTTAAACTTCATCCAGGTCCAGCCGCCCCTAATCACGTCATCGGATTGTGAAGGCGCTGGTGAAGTTTTCAGAGTGAGCCCGCGCGAAGCCGCTGCTGAAGGCGAAGATGAAGAATACTTCCGCGCACCCAAATATCTCACCGTCTCCTCACAACTCCACCTGGAAGCTTATGCCGCGGACCTGGGCAATGTATGGACGCTGTCGCCTACGTTTCGCGCTGAGAAAAGTGATACGCCGAGACATTTAAGCGAGTTCTACATGCTTGAGGCGGAGTTGAATTTTGTGAACGATTTGGATGAATTGACAAAATTCGTGGAGTCGTTTATTCGCGAGTTGACGGAAAAACTATACAATACTCCCGTGGCACGAGAGCTCTTCACTGCGAAGCGATCAGGAGAATCCGGTCGAACGGTTGTCAATTCCGAGGTGACTGAGCGCTGGAAAGGCCTGATGGGTGCTGCTACGTGGCCGAGAATTACATACACGGAAGCGATTGAATTGTTGCAGAACGCGTCTATGAAATCGGACAAAGTAGAATTTAAGTCCTGTCCCTCGTGGCCTGCAGGAATCCAGGTCGAACACGAAAAACACCTAGTCTCTACTGTGGGCAACGGCGCACCGATCTTTATCACTGATTATCCGAAAGCCCTGAAGCCGTTTTATATGGCTCCTTCTGCCACGCAATCCACGGATCCGGAAAAAGAAACGGTAgcttgctttgatctcatCATGCCGAAAGTCTGTGAAGTTGTTGGTGGTTCTCTGCGTGAGCATAGATTAGAGAATCTGATCCAGAATATGCGTGAGCACGAGATGCTCAGGGCTCGACGTAATGAGGGCTCATCTGCTGCCTCCGATGACATGACGTATCCCTTCTTACGACCAGACGAAAACTTGGGCTCGCTCCGATGGTATGCCGACCTGAGACGATGGGGCAGTGCGCCCCATGGCGGGTTTGGACTTGGATTCGATAGGTTTTTGAGTTATTTAACGGGCGTGGGGAGTATCCGGGACGTTGTCCCCTTCCCAAGATACTTTGGAAAAGCCGATTGTTGA
- a CDS encoding uncharacterized protein (EggNog:ENOG410PX55~COG:A~BUSCO:2018at33183): MLKPFRIRDLLDPVFDDQAHAASLGVKDSEGHDRTDLHAGCADNTVQEGHRQSVLSPHPIYDGVVEVSRSEYDETISKFPEAQLHYIDDDDGERVTVGSSFELAQRLDEPPAGISALQVMSPLGQLGGSPMHIFDINKSASSIKTWKTFQARTSSRARASQSHMSPLLNVSETHEAHAVPPSNFNNIPDDPLKRWFEACNPPKLPPEDAQKAEAASENKSPQDQAEAACGSTSSCGSLTDEGRKQAQAAGAKFRKSRNIWSKSSSPLLAPTAAQNFWSCYQASQPKSDGKELSEREPKNAESPIGEQPPSLLAAFEAELSKLVEQNTESEANVEANTVKSTTEPAMSSTQETRQPASGPKPEEQPVPKAAELVGQTLQALLGTIGHLASELRSRLPEVEQRLSSAQQQVPAQIEATVQEALNAMRIHVQNLAKAVQDAAVSTREAAARSRHAEMLAAAQAEGLRGLASELGEMGKTLFSAFETGFSVNNGANTRKTHNPSSATEVPNDSTQSQAHKDGSPQPDSNDNVASITQNTLSNIEAYFDAAETQSTSRNTLFIGGLKSTTREATVLTTLMKHGFVGRVKLPTDATTGRHAGFGYIHFPSSYAAAGALQALENSVIDDQGINLEYSQDAPADRPSDSPSARVSPLEESSSGNAGASDVLLHPTRDNTPHRQSRGADQIGGHDSQRSCPNVTFDASNNENSHSAKVRRANSLGALSSKRRNHDSTQDGNSRPDRVRTGDHILRRRTVYDRTSNRRREHTRSGPADPRPPTLADSEDITSDFSTRYPPLSTLLGHPAFSRSNPGGHESRRDSGQHDSADSIKISNLLQPTGASSQQPPTQGSSAMSTHERGPLPPPVPDKLPGSWPREQNRNISGAARQGFPALHRPDVNEPQNLTRPRLSSPFTPLFGQRPSSPHPHPHPLIANDRYHPYATHGRPHSSHAPPLEQSYNTPGSFPPEPQASTYLPNNHNPFSDAWSPVLHEDINACVNNLVSLGYSGENRSTARLRVYAEAAHGNINEAIELIEEERKAYERRPTRT, encoded by the exons ATGTTGAAGCCTTTTCGCATTCGGGATCTTCTCGATCCTGTTTTTGATGACCAGGCTCACGCCGCAAGTTTGGGTGTGAAAGACAGCGAGGGCCATGATCGAACAGATCTTCATGCCGGCTGTGCCGACAATACTGTGCAAGAAGGGCACAGGCAATCAGTCCTTAGTCCACATCCGATCTATGACGGTGTCGTGGAGGTATCCAGGAGTGAGTACGATGAAACAATATCTAAATTCCCTGAAGCTCAGCTCCACTACatcgatgacgatgacggcGAGAGAGTGACA GTAGGATCGTCCTTTGAGCTCGCCCAACGGCTGGACGAACCACCAGCGGGAATATCCGCCCTACAGGTCATGTCTCCTCTTGGCCAGCTAGGGGGCTCCCCGATGCATATATTTGATATCAATAAATCAGCATCTTCTATTAAGACATGGAAGACGTTTCAGGCAAGAACCTCGTCGCGCGCTCGCGCATCACAGTCGCATATGTCTCCTCTACTTAACGTTTCTGAGACCCATGAAGCTCACGCCGTCCCACCCTCAAATTTCAATAATATACCGGATGATCCCCTTAAACGCTGGTTTGAGGCTTGCAATCCACCTAAGCTGCCGCCCGAGGACGCTCAAAAGGCTGAGGCTGCTTCAGAGAATAAGTCACCGCAAGATCAAGCTGAAGCGGCGTGTGGCTCTACATCTTCCTGCGGGTCTCTTACGGATGAGGGGAGGAAACAAGCTCAAGCTGCTGGTGCCAAGTTTCGAAAATCCCGGAATATCTGGTCCAAGTCCTCGTCCCCGCTTTTAGCTCCCACAGCTGCCCAGAATTTTTGGAGTTGCTATCAAGCGTCGCAGCCAAAGAGCGATGGTAAGGAGTTGTCTGAAAGAGAACCAAAGAATGCAGAATCCCCAATCGGAGAACAACCGCCATCGCTTCTCGCAGCATTTGAAGCTGAGCTCTCAAAGCTTGTCGAACAAAACACCGAATCTGAGGCAAATGTTGAAGCGAACACTGTCAAGTCAACTACAGAGCCTGCAATGAGCTCTACGCAAGAGACCCGGCAACCAGCCTCAGGCCCGAAACCAGAAGAACAGCCTGTTCCTAAAGCCGCTGAACTTGTCGGGCAAACGTTGCAGGCACTCTTGGGCACAATAGGACATCTTGCTTCAGAGTTGCGGTCTAGGCTCCCGGAAGTGGAGCAGCGATTATCCAGCGCCCAGCAGCAGGTCCCGGCACAAATTGAAGCCACGGTCCAAGAAGCCCTCAATGCGATGAGGATCCATGTCCAAAATCTTGCTAAGGCGGTGCAGGACGCTGCAGTCTCTACGAGAGAAGCGGCGGCTCGAAGTCGGCATGCTGAAATGTTAGCTGCTGCCCAAGCAGAGGGACTTCGTGGTCTTGCATCCGAACTTGGAGAGATGGGGAAAACCCTATTTTCTGCTTTCGAAACTGGGTTTTCAGTGAACAATGGAGCAAATACCCGGAAAACACATAATCCTTCTTCAGCCACGGAAGTGCCTAATGATTCAACACAATCCCAGGCCCATAAAGATGGTTCACCACAGCCGGATAGTAATGATAATGTTGCTTCAATCACGCAGAATACCCTCTCTAATATCGAGGCTTACTTCGATGCTGCTGAAACCCAATCTACTTCCCGTAATACTCTCTTCATTGGGGGCTTGAAGTCCACCACCAGAGAAGCCACGGTTCTGACTACCCTTATGAAGCATGGCTTCGTGGGCCGGGTCAAGCTACCCACGGATGCGACCACCGGAAGGCATGCTGGTTTTGGTTATATCCATTTCCCATCCAGCTATGCGGCTGCCGGTGCATTACAGGCTCTTGAGAATTCCGTCATTGATGACCAGGGTATCAATCTTGAATACAGCCAAGACGCACCCGCCGACAGACCCAGTGATTCTCCGTCGGCAAGGGTTTCTCCGCTAGAAGAGTCGAGTTCTGGGAATGCCGGTGCCTCTGACGTCCTCCTACATCCAACTCGCGACAATACTCCACATCGCCAGTCCAGGGGCGCAGACCAGATCGGGGGTCATGATTCCCAAAGGAGCTGTCCAAACGTAACCTTCGATGCCTCGAATAATGAAAATTCCCATTCCGCAAAAGTCCGACGTGCGAACTCTCTTGGTGCATTATCTTCAAAGCGGAGAAATCATGATAGCACCCAGGATGGTAATTCGCGGCCTGATCGTGTACGAACAGGCGATCACATCCTCCGCAGACGAACTGTATATGATAGAACTTCTAACCGCCGCCGCGAGCACACTCGCTCAGGCCCGGCCGATCCTCGCCCACCAACACTTGCAGATTCAGAGGATATAACCAGTGATTTCTCGACACGATATCCGCCTCTGTCTACGTTGCTTGGCCATCCAGCATTCTCTAGAAGTAATCCTGGCGGTCACGAATCTCGTCGAGATTCAGGGCAACACGATTCGGCCGACAGCATAAAAATCTCTAACCTTTTGCAACCCACAGGGGCCTCCAGTCAGCAGCCACCAACACAGGGCTCATCGGCAATGTCTACACACGAGCGAGGACCTTTACCGCCTCCAGTTCCAGACAAACTTCCTGGTTCCTGGCCTCGAGAGCAAAACAGAAATATCTCTGGTGCTGCACGCCAGGGATTTCCAGCACTTCACCGTCCCGATGTAAACGAGCCGCAAAACCTCACTAGGCCCAGATTATCAAGCCCGTTTACACCATTATTTGGACAGCGTCCCTCATCTCCCCACCCCCACCCCCATCCGCTGATTGCGAATGACAGATACCACCCTTACGCCACTCACGGACGCCCGCATTCATCGCATGCTCCGCCACTTGAACAAAGTTATAATACCCCGGGAAGCTTCCCACCTGAGCCCCAAGCGAGCACGTATTTGCCCAACAATCACAACCCTTTCAGCGATGCCTGGTCTCCAGTCCTGCACGAGGATATCAACGCCTGCGTCAACAATCTCGTCTCACTGGGGTACTCCGGCGAGAATCGAAGTACTGCAAGGCTCCGGGTATATGCCGAAGCTGCCCACGGTAATATCAATGAGGCAATTGAACTGATcgaagaggagagaaaggcTTACGAACGGCGACCGACGCGCACTTGA
- a CDS encoding uncharacterized protein (EggNog:ENOG410PNE7~COG:B~BUSCO:9809at33183), with translation MMPRSSSRQAQKSPSTGHKVNQVILGSLLFKTWYEALYPEELVAKDTDTLYVCGWCFRYTCDRTAYAAHLPACQLRSSPPGSQIYHHDGYSVWEVDGEDYKLFAQNLSLFAKLFLDQKSVCFDVSGFLFYLLVYIDPDNPDAHHILGYFSKEKMSWDANNLACILIFPPYQHNQLGKFLMGISYKLSTWEWERGIGSIGGPERPLSEMGERSYIRFWEERIARYFLRDLPRGNGKPATPKPKKRKKVTQEQITVEELGKATGMLVEDVITAIKSMGVASEEQLKPRRKRAASENANEVEESVAVIKKSKVLEWAKNRGISLEDPVKDEGFTGKWALKREQEQSEPDND, from the coding sequence ATGATGCCTCGATCTTCATCGCGACAAGCCCAAAAGTCGCCTTCCACTGGCCATAAAGTCAACCAGGTCATTCTTGGGAGCCTCCTCTTCAAAACCTGGTACGAGGCTCTGTATCCGGAGGAGCTTGTCGCCAAAGACACGGACACGTTATATGTCTGCGGTTGGTGCTTCCGGTACACGTGTGACAGGACCGCGTACGCTGCCCATCTCCCAGCCTGCCAGCTGCGATCTTCTCCTCCAGGCAGCCAGATTTATCACCATGACGGCTACTCGGTGTGGGAGGTAGACGGGGAGGACTACAAGCTCTTCGCGCAGAACCTATCCCTCTTCGCGAAGCTATTTCTGGACCAGAAATCGGTCTGCTTCGATGTCTCTGGGTTTCTCTTCTACCTGCTGGTGTACATTGACCCCGACAACCCGGACGCTCATCACATCTTAGGCTACTTCTCGAAGGAGAAAATGTCCTGGGATGCAAATAACCTCGCCTGCATACTCATATTTCCTCCGTACCAACACAATCAATTGGGGAAGTTTCTTATGGGGATCAGTTACAAACTCAGTACCTGGGAATGGGAAAGGGGTATCGGCTCCATTGGTGGCCCTGAGCGTCCGCTCAGTGAGATGGGAGAGCGGAGCTATATCAGATTCTGGGAGGAACGAATTGCGAGGTACTTCCTAAGAGACCTTCCGCGGGGGAACGGAAAGCCCGCAACACCGAAGccgaagaagaggaaaaaagtTACTCAAGAACAAATAACCGTTGAGGAGCTTGGAAAAGCCACTGGAATGCTGGTTGAGGACGTCATAACCGCCATAAAATCAATGGGGGTTGCATCGGAGGAACAGCTGAAGCCGAGACGGAAGAGAGCTGCCTCCGAGAATGCCAACGAGGTCGAGGAGAGCGTGGCGGTCATCAAGAAATCCAAAGTTCTTGAATGGGCCAAAAATCGTGGTATTAGTTTAGAGGATCCGGTTAAAGACGAAGGTTTTACTGGGAAATGGGCGCTTAAAAGGGAACAAGAGCAATCTGAACCTGACAACGACTAG
- the CCT6 gene encoding T-complex protein 1 subunit zeta (BUSCO:129160at4751~EggNog:ENOG410PHIM~COG:O~BUSCO:4166at33183), translating into MSATQLLNPKAESRRRGEALKVNISAGEGLQDVLKSNLGPSGTIKMLVDGAGGIKLTKDGNVLLREMQIQNPTAVMIARAATAQDDITGDGTTSVVLLVGELLKQADRHISEGLHPRVITDGYEIAKNETLKFLDSFKLEREIDRELLLSVARTSLSTKLNKSLAEHLTPSIVDAVLAIYRAPQKPDLHMIEIMKMQHRTASDTQLIRGLALDHGARHPDMPKRVENAFILTLNVSLEYEKSEINSGFYYSSAEQRDKLVESERKFVDAKLKKIVELKKQVCGNDPKKGFVVINQKGIDPLSLDVLVKNGIFALRRAKRRNMERLQLVCGGTAQNSVDDLTPDVLGWAGLVYEHQLGEEKYTFVEEVKDPKSVTLLIKGPNQHTIAQVTDAVRDGLRSVYNTIVDKCVVPGAGAFQVACAAHLSSESFRKTLKGKTKWGVAAFADALLIIPKTLAANSGHDIQEALAALQDEVSEGNVAGLDLATGGPMDPVQEGVFDSYRVLRNCVASSAGIASNLLLCDELLKARQMGRQGGPAGMDE; encoded by the exons ATGTCTGCCACACAGCTTCTCAATCCCAAGGCTGAATCCAGG AGACGAGGTGAAGCTCTCAAGGTCAATATCAGCGCCGGAGAGGGTCTTCAAGATGTCTTAAAATCAAACCTAGGCCCCTCGGGGACCATTAAAAT GCTTGTTGATGGAGCTGGCGGG ATCAAGCTTACAAAGGATGGAAACGTACTGCTACGAGAAATG CAAATTCAAAATCCTACTGCG GTTATGATCGCGAGAGCGGCTACGGCGCAGGACGATATCACAGGCGATGGTACAACTTCCGTTGTTCTCTTGGTTGGAGAACTCCTCAAGCAAGCAGATCGACATATATCAGAGGGCCTCCACCCGCGTGTAATAACGGATGGATATGAAATTGCTAAGAATGAGACGCTAAAG TTTCTCGACTCCTTTAAGCTTGAACGAGAAATCGATAGAGAACTCCTGCTTTCCGTCGCCCGAACCTCGCTCTCAACGAAGCTCAATAAATCTTTGGCTGAACATCTGACTCCATCAATCGTTGATGCTGTCCTTGCTATCTATCGTGCTCCTCAGAAACCAGATTTACACATGATTGAAATTATGAAAATGCAACACCGCACCGCATCAGATACCCAACTTATTCGCGGATTGGCGTTGGACCATGGAGCTAGACATCCTGATATGCCGAAACGAGTGGAGAACGCATTTATACTAACCCTCAACGTTAGTCTCGAATATGAAAAATCAGAAATTAACTCTGGATTCTACTATTCAAGCGCAGAACAGAGAGATAAGCTCGTCGAGAGCGAGCGGAAATTCGTGGATGCAAAGTTGAAAAAGATTGTGGAATTGAAGAAGCAAGTGTGTGGAAACGATCCTAAGAAAGGTTTCGTCGTTATCAACCAAAAAGGTATCGATCCACTGAGTTTGGATGTTCTTGTCAAGAACGGGATCTTTGCTCTACGACGAGCGAAGCGACGGAATATGGAACGACTTCAATTGGTTTGCGGTGGTACCGCGCAAAATAGCGTTGATGACCTTACACCAGATGTCCTCGGCTGGGCTGGTCTTGTATACGAACATCAACTTGGGGAGGAGAAGTATACATTTGTTGAGGAGGTTAAAGATCCGAAATCTGTCACACTCTTAATCAAAGGACCAAATCAGCATACAATTGCCCAAGTGACCGACGCCGTCCGTGATGGCCTTCGATCCGTGTATAACACAATAGTTGATAAATGTGTTGTCCCGGGTGCCGGTGCTTTCCAGGTTGCATGTGCTGCTCATTTGTCGTCTGAATCTTTCAGAAAGACTCTCAAAGGCAAAACCAAATGGGGTGTGGCTGCTTTCGCTGATGCCCTTTTGATCATTCCGAAAACGCTTGCCGCAAATTCCGGCCATGATATTCAAGAAGCACTCGCGGCCTTGCAAGATGAGGTTTCCGAGGGCAATGTTGCAGGGCTTGACCTAGCGACGGGAGGGCCCATGGACCCGGTTCAAGAGGGTGTGTTTGATTCTTACAGAGTTTTGCGCAATTGTGTGGCATCAAGTGCTGGGATCGCGTCAAACCTACTACTTTGCGATGAGCTTCTCAAAGCCAGACAGATGGGAAGACAGGGCGGTCCGGCAGGGATGGATGAGTAA